Proteins encoded within one genomic window of Ostrinia nubilalis chromosome 5, ilOstNubi1.1, whole genome shotgun sequence:
- the LOC135071876 gene encoding TAR DNA-binding protein 43-like, with protein MSFEYLPVAEDENEEPIELPIEEDGTLMLTTVSAQFPGCCGLKYRHPETKNIRGIRLRDGRLYPPPEGWGNQLYICSFPKENKRKSGENSETSLNKNKRNDNLCSDLIVLGLPWKATEQTVREYFEKFGEVLMAQLKRDPKTGMSKGFAFIRFASYTSQMRVLAQRHMIDGRWCDVRIPNSKEGSVASMPCKVFVGRCTEELTANDLREYFSQFGEVTDVFIPKPFRAFSFITFLDPEVAQSLCGQDHIIKGVSVNVSNASPKQNKSGANQRNLPSRNYEEGHPHSVSNNNSWSSRNMDMVNMQALGMSGQHGQTAVAGGGGQAQGGSMPIGMGGLPVNQALVAAALNQAGWGLINNIPSGGSEQGAFAGPASSAPPGPPNFLSWMQQGTSAQGPSSQWGQRHQSQGHSV; from the coding sequence ATGTCCTTCGAGTACTTGCCCGTGGCTGAAGACGAAAACGAAGAACCCATAGAATTGCCTATCGAAGAAGATGGAACATTAATGCTAACTACTGTGTCAGCACAGTTCCCTGGCTGCTGTGGTCTGAAGTATCGACACCCAGAAACGAAAAACATCAGAGGGATAAGGTTAAGAGATGGCAGATTGTATCCTCCCCCTGAAGGATGGGGCAACCAATTATACATTTGTAGCTTccctaaagaaaataaaagaaaatctgGTGAAAACTCCGAAACCTCTTTAAACAAGAATAAGAGGAATGATAATTTGTGTTCTGATTTGATTGTCCTTGGCCTACCTTGGAAAGCGACTGAGCAAACTGTACGTGAGTATTTTGAAAAATTTGGAGAAGTTTTAATGGCTCAACTGAAAAGAGATCCTAAAACTGGAATGTCTAAGGGTTTTGCTTTCATACGATTTGCCTCCTACACTTCCCAAATGAGAGTTTTAGCGCAGAGGCACATGATAGATGGTCGGTGGTGTGATGTTCGGATACCAAATTCTAAAGAAGGCTCAGTTGCATCAATGCCCTGTAAAGTGTTTGTGGGACGCTGTACAGAAGAACTGACTGCTAATGACTTGAGAGAATACTTTTCACAGTTTGGTGAAGTAACTGATGTATTTATTCCAAAGCCATTCAGAGCTTTtagttttataacatttttggaTCCAGAAGTAGCGCAAAGCTTGTGTGGGCAAGATCATATAATTAAAGGTGTATCTGTAAATGTTTCTAATGCATCACCCAAACAAAACAAGAGTGGTGCTAACCAAAGGAATTTACCAAGTAGAAATTATGAAGAGGGGCACCCGCACAGCGTGTCAAACAACAATTCTTGGAGCAGCCGTAATATGGATATGGTAAATATGCAAGCTCTTGGTATGTCAGGTCAACATGGACAGACAGCCGTGGCAGGTGGAGGTGGGCAGGCTCAAGGGGGCAGCATGCCGATAGGGATGGGTGGGTTGCCCGTGAACCAAGCTCTGGTTGCAGCAGCTCTAAACCAGGCAGGCTGGGGCCTCATTAACAACATACCGTCAGGTGGCTCCGAGCAAGGTGCCTTCGCTGGTCCCGCTTCATCTGCTCCTCCCGGTCCACCAAACTTCCTCTCCTGGATGCAACAAGGTACTTCAGCACAAGGACCTTCTAGTCAATGGGGACAAAGACACCAGTCCCAAGGCCACTCCGTTTGA